The following proteins are encoded in a genomic region of Bernardetia sp. MNP-M8:
- a CDS encoding M1 family aminopeptidase, which produces MLLEVIRFELKYRLKRPATYLYFAILFLLTLAAMTSDFVQIGGAAGQVKINAPVTLANTILIITAFFSMIVSAIMGVGILRDFEHKTHSMLFTTPITKRDYLFGRFIGSFIILIFVFSGAFFGMTLGYLKSFSEPDRFLAFNLWHYLQPFLLFGITNLFISGTIMFAGGALSRKMLVVYTQGILLLVLYIVALQLSSSLEYKDIVAWLDPFGISAFRRQTEYWSIAQKNSQTAQLTGFVLYNRLLWLSIAFVSLFVLYKGFAFRVVRQSFIKPKAEKKTIATSIVLTKLPKVNLHFGFGATTQHVFKLTIFYFKSLFKEVPFLAVVIAGMLMTFAASMNMNRLYGAYSFPTTYSVIELIQSQFTLFFLIIAVFYTGELVWKEREAKMDLILDALPTQTWIGIISKFFGLLLSYSVLIVMLIFTGVLIQTFKGYYNYELGLYFKTMFTDTLSMLIIYTLLGLFVQVMVNNKFIGFATMIIIFIVDGLLQYIDVEHPLFHFGSGMSLGTYSDMNTFGHFVTPFSWMSAYWIMFSIVLLFLAIYFSVRGTETNLKTRFEIGKYRINKVWVAGLMVSVVAVVFLGSFAFYNTNILNEYKNSKEQEKQQVAYEKELKQYKDVELPKITAANLKVDIFPSERNVVAEGYFTLKNKTDKPIKDIHIQKGDRGNIRTEYLKFSKEVGLKDKFEEFNYEIYTLAKPLQPNEIMKLNFKMVLETEGFVTRGSNTQVVENGTFFNNGFFPSLGYNEGYEISSDDKRKEYDLPEKERMPAREEEKFHSHNLFGNDADMIDFEIVLSTSPDQIAIAPGYLQKEWTENDRRYFHYKMDAPMANFYAMQSGKYEVMKDIWKSKTDSNGTQKEVALEIYYHKEHTANLDRMMNGMKDALSYFSENFGEYQHRQLRIIEFPRYQSFAQSFANTVPYSEEIGFMLDMKQEDVDMNYYVTAHETAHQWWGHQVTEAPVQGSTMLSETLSQYSALMVMKHKYPKELVQKFLIYELNSYLRGRSNEKKKELPLDLVEGQQYIHYRKGSLIMFALQDYIGEDKINLALKNYLNKWKFSEGNYPTTTDLTDEIKAVTPDSLQYLITDLVESITFYENQVENATYKDLGNDTYEVTLELSSGKVVADSLGKETELPLTEWIDIGVYGEEPTEANAEGYKFAPLLYLEKHQITKENSTLKIKVKGKPVKAGIDPLNKLIDRHPDDNVKKVEKE; this is translated from the coding sequence ATGCTTTTAGAAGTCATTCGTTTCGAACTCAAATATAGGCTCAAGCGTCCTGCAACCTATCTTTATTTTGCCATTCTTTTTCTGCTTACACTTGCAGCCATGACAAGTGATTTTGTACAAATTGGTGGCGCAGCAGGACAAGTCAAAATAAATGCTCCTGTTACTCTTGCCAATACAATCCTGATTATTACAGCTTTTTTTAGTATGATAGTTTCGGCTATTATGGGAGTAGGAATTTTGCGTGATTTTGAACATAAAACCCATTCTATGCTCTTTACTACGCCTATTACTAAACGAGATTATTTATTTGGGCGTTTTATAGGTTCTTTTATAATTCTAATTTTTGTTTTTAGTGGTGCTTTCTTTGGAATGACTTTAGGTTATCTTAAATCATTTTCTGAGCCTGATCGTTTTTTAGCCTTTAATCTTTGGCATTATTTACAACCATTTTTACTTTTTGGTATAACAAACCTCTTTATTAGTGGAACAATTATGTTTGCTGGTGGTGCTTTGAGCCGTAAAATGTTAGTCGTTTATACACAAGGAATTTTACTTTTGGTGCTTTATATTGTTGCACTCCAACTTTCTAGCTCATTAGAATATAAAGATATTGTTGCTTGGCTAGATCCATTTGGAATTTCAGCTTTTAGAAGACAAACAGAATATTGGTCTATTGCACAGAAAAACTCGCAAACAGCACAACTTACAGGTTTTGTTTTGTATAATCGTTTGTTATGGCTCAGTATTGCTTTTGTATCTTTATTTGTTTTATACAAAGGTTTTGCCTTTCGTGTTGTTCGTCAGAGTTTTATAAAACCTAAAGCAGAAAAGAAAACGATTGCTACTTCAATTGTGCTTACCAAGTTACCTAAAGTAAATCTTCATTTTGGCTTTGGTGCAACCACTCAACACGTTTTCAAACTAACTATTTTCTATTTTAAAAGTCTTTTTAAAGAAGTTCCTTTTCTTGCTGTCGTAATTGCTGGAATGCTCATGACTTTTGCTGCTTCAATGAATATGAATCGACTTTATGGAGCATATTCTTTTCCTACAACGTATTCTGTTATAGAACTTATTCAAAGTCAGTTTACACTCTTTTTCTTAATTATTGCTGTTTTCTATACAGGAGAATTGGTTTGGAAAGAACGAGAAGCTAAAATGGATTTAATTCTTGATGCACTTCCTACACAAACATGGATTGGAATTATTAGTAAATTCTTTGGACTTCTTTTATCCTATTCTGTTTTGATTGTGATGCTAATTTTTACAGGCGTTTTGATACAAACTTTCAAAGGATATTATAATTATGAACTCGGTTTGTATTTCAAGACAATGTTTACCGATACACTTTCGATGCTCATTATTTACACTTTACTTGGCTTATTTGTACAAGTCATGGTCAATAATAAATTCATTGGATTTGCTACAATGATTATAATTTTTATTGTTGATGGTCTTTTACAATATATTGATGTAGAGCATCCATTGTTTCACTTTGGAAGTGGAATGAGTTTAGGTACATATTCAGATATGAATACGTTTGGACATTTTGTAACGCCTTTTTCTTGGATGAGTGCCTATTGGATTATGTTTTCTATAGTTTTGTTGTTTTTAGCTATTTATTTCTCAGTAAGAGGAACAGAAACAAATCTTAAAACACGATTTGAAATTGGAAAATACAGAATCAATAAAGTGTGGGTTGCTGGTCTTATGGTAAGCGTTGTTGCTGTTGTGTTTTTAGGTTCTTTTGCATTCTATAATACTAATATTTTGAATGAATATAAAAATTCTAAAGAGCAAGAAAAACAACAAGTAGCCTATGAAAAAGAATTGAAGCAATACAAAGATGTAGAATTACCAAAAATAACGGCTGCTAATCTTAAAGTTGATATTTTTCCAAGTGAAAGAAATGTAGTTGCTGAAGGTTATTTTACACTCAAGAACAAAACAGATAAACCTATAAAAGATATTCATATCCAAAAAGGAGACAGAGGAAATATCCGAACAGAATATCTGAAATTTTCAAAAGAAGTTGGTCTGAAAGATAAATTTGAAGAATTTAATTATGAAATCTATACACTTGCAAAACCTTTACAACCCAATGAAATCATGAAACTCAATTTTAAAATGGTTTTGGAAACAGAAGGATTTGTCACTCGTGGAAGTAATACACAAGTGGTAGAAAACGGAACATTCTTTAATAATGGCTTTTTTCCTTCTTTAGGATACAATGAAGGCTATGAAATTTCAAGTGATGACAAACGAAAAGAATATGATTTACCAGAAAAAGAACGTATGCCAGCTCGTGAGGAAGAGAAATTTCATTCGCATAATCTTTTTGGAAATGATGCTGACATGATTGATTTTGAAATTGTTTTAAGCACTTCGCCTGACCAAATTGCCATTGCCCCAGGTTATTTACAGAAAGAGTGGACAGAAAATGATAGACGTTATTTCCATTACAAAATGGATGCTCCGATGGCTAATTTTTATGCTATGCAGTCGGGCAAATATGAAGTAATGAAAGATATTTGGAAGTCAAAAACTGATTCGAATGGAACACAAAAAGAAGTTGCTCTTGAAATTTATTATCACAAAGAACATACAGCTAATTTGGATAGAATGATGAACGGAATGAAAGATGCTTTGTCTTATTTCTCTGAAAATTTTGGAGAATATCAACATCGCCAGTTGCGTATTATTGAGTTTCCTCGTTATCAATCGTTTGCTCAATCATTTGCCAATACAGTTCCTTATTCAGAGGAAATTGGTTTTATGTTAGATATGAAGCAAGAAGATGTTGATATGAATTATTATGTTACAGCACATGAAACAGCACATCAATGGTGGGGGCATCAAGTTACAGAAGCTCCTGTGCAGGGAAGTACAATGCTTTCTGAAACGCTGTCTCAATATTCGGCTTTGATGGTAATGAAACATAAATATCCTAAAGAACTTGTTCAAAAATTCTTGATATATGAGTTGAATAGTTACTTAAGAGGAAGAAGTAATGAAAAAAAGAAAGAGCTTCCTTTAGATTTGGTAGAAGGACAGCAATATATTCATTATCGTAAAGGTTCTTTGATTATGTTTGCTTTGCAGGATTATATTGGCGAAGATAAAATAAATCTTGCCTTGAAAAATTATCTCAATAAATGGAAGTTTAGTGAAGGAAATTATCCAACTACGACTGATTTGACAGACGAAATAAAAGCTGTTACACCTGATTCGCTTCAATATTTGATTACTGATTTAGTAGAAAGTATTACTTTTTATGAAAATCAAGTCGAAAATGCAACTTATAAAGATTTGGGTAATGATACGTATGAAGTTACCTTAGAACTCTCTAGTGGAAAAGTCGTTGCAGATTCTTTAGGAAAAGAAACTGAATTGCCTTTGACTGAATGGATAGATATTGGAGTTTATGGAGAAGAACCAACTGAAGCAAATGCAGAAGGTTATAAGTTTGCTCCTCTTTTATATCTTGAAAAACATCAAATCACAAAAGAAAACTCTACATTAAAAATTAAAGTAAAAGGAAAGCCTGTAAAAGCTGGAATTGATCCTCTTAATAAACTTATCGACAGACACCCTGATGATAATGTCAAAAAAGTAGAGAAAGAGTAG
- a CDS encoding DUF5074 domain-containing protein, whose translation MSIRNSNLRPNFWTLFLYVLISVSVFSSCNDDGENTPDILEGKYAQGYLVVNEGVFGMNNSSVGHISTSNSVTQQIFQTVTGDSLGDQLQSISILEDEAYLMVSGSDKIEVVHRGTFERQATIFDTTTFKFANPRYLADVGNNKAYITTWGNFGDIPAKILVIDTQIKKIITTIEASSGAEYVVFDSKTKKAFVANTFGSTISVYNPSSNVLENTIDISPNSPKDMLLDKNGDIWVTASPFGSSTGAIYKINTSTNSIETTIQLNAGSENVGGHLAINPSKDILYYNFSSGIYELPITATAQATTPIIQNGAYGVSIDPSNGDIWVGIANFQGPEGNEVIQYDNKGTLKNTFTASAGPNEVIFLP comes from the coding sequence ATGTCTATTCGTAATTCTAATTTACGTCCAAACTTTTGGACTCTGTTTTTGTATGTTCTTATTTCAGTTTCTGTTTTTTCTTCTTGTAATGATGACGGAGAAAATACTCCTGATATTCTTGAGGGAAAATATGCACAAGGTTATTTAGTAGTTAATGAAGGTGTTTTTGGAATGAATAATTCTTCAGTTGGACACATCTCTACATCTAATAGTGTTACTCAGCAAATTTTTCAGACCGTTACTGGTGATAGTTTAGGAGATCAACTTCAATCTATATCTATTTTGGAAGATGAAGCTTATTTGATGGTAAGTGGAAGTGATAAAATTGAAGTTGTACATAGAGGAACATTCGAAAGACAGGCAACTATTTTTGATACTACCACCTTCAAATTTGCAAACCCTCGTTATCTTGCTGATGTTGGAAACAATAAAGCATATATTACTACTTGGGGAAATTTTGGAGATATTCCTGCAAAAATTTTGGTTATAGATACTCAAATAAAAAAAATTATTACTACAATAGAAGCTAGTTCAGGTGCTGAATATGTAGTGTTTGACAGTAAGACTAAAAAAGCATTTGTTGCTAATACTTTTGGTTCTACTATTTCAGTTTATAACCCTTCTAGCAATGTATTAGAAAATACAATTGATATTTCTCCAAACAGCCCAAAAGATATGCTTTTAGATAAAAATGGTGATATTTGGGTGACAGCATCTCCTTTTGGTTCTTCAACTGGAGCAATCTATAAGATAAATACATCTACAAATAGTATCGAAACTACTATTCAATTGAATGCAGGAAGTGAAAATGTAGGTGGACATTTAGCTATTAATCCAAGCAAAGATATTTTGTATTATAATTTTAGCAGTGGAATCTATGAGTTACCTATTACTGCGACAGCTCAAGCTACAACTCCAATTATTCAGAATGGTGCTTATGGGGTAAGTATTGACCCTTCAAATGGTGATATTTGGGTAGGAATTGCTAATTTTCAAGGTCCAGAAGGAAATGAAGTAATACAATATGACAATAAAGGAACTCTAAAAAATACATTTACTGCAAGTGCAGGTCCTAATGAAGTTATTTTTCTTCCTTAA
- a CDS encoding SpoIIE family protein phosphatase, whose amino-acid sequence MLDSIPFLRVPKHLAPEKHRDFAILTMVGVLGFSAHVVFLICFLIFGVYSMAYFNIASCFLFAVIFMANRQIDSNTSTLLTVAIGEIILHAICAVIIIGWDSNFHYYLFLAMMTSFLTGRVGMTSYFSNGIAFFSYLALYFYTSNFAPLQEISETGKFTFGIMNLISAGIMVVTITAYFNYVASESARKFIASNTELSQQTEELKTQSEKLSKANTHTMDSIKYALRIQEAMLPSSKELTQILGNENYMVFYSPKDIISGDFFWCKEVKNKKIIALGDCTGHGVPGAMLTMIGESLLNSIIEKGITQPSLILDALQDYFSTLFISRNDVRDGMDISICTIDSNQNQLSFAGAKAPLTYIQNGKIKAIKGDRMSIGQTFTRKFIPRDFTNHQIDISIPTTFYMYSDGYQDQFGGKNNTKFYSKNLRKLLLEIYEQPMKKQRLVFKRTLFKWRNLNKQTDDVTILGFKIDPNESQEKTKSIEEQIIENEYNDDKLSDEIIQKQLEIRKILYEENYRS is encoded by the coding sequence ATGCTAGATTCTATTCCATTTTTACGTGTTCCAAAACACTTAGCTCCTGAAAAGCACCGAGATTTTGCTATTCTTACGATGGTAGGAGTTTTAGGTTTTTCTGCTCATGTAGTATTTTTGATATGCTTTCTGATTTTTGGAGTATATTCAATGGCATATTTTAATATAGCTAGTTGTTTTCTTTTTGCTGTTATTTTTATGGCAAACAGACAAATTGACTCAAATACGTCTACACTATTAACTGTTGCTATAGGAGAAATTATTCTTCACGCTATTTGTGCAGTTATTATTATAGGCTGGGATTCTAACTTTCATTACTATCTCTTTTTGGCAATGATGACTTCGTTTTTAACAGGTCGTGTGGGCATGACTTCTTATTTTTCTAATGGGATTGCTTTTTTTTCTTACCTAGCTCTTTATTTTTATACTTCTAATTTTGCGCCTTTACAGGAAATTTCAGAAACAGGAAAATTTACATTTGGAATAATGAATTTAATAAGTGCTGGCATAATGGTAGTTACAATTACAGCTTATTTCAATTATGTAGCCAGCGAATCAGCTAGAAAATTTATAGCTTCAAACACCGAACTTTCTCAACAAACAGAAGAATTAAAGACACAATCTGAAAAATTAAGTAAAGCCAATACACATACAATGGATAGCATTAAGTATGCCCTGCGTATTCAAGAAGCAATGCTTCCTTCATCAAAGGAATTAACTCAAATTTTGGGAAATGAAAATTATATGGTGTTTTATAGTCCTAAAGATATTATTTCAGGCGATTTTTTTTGGTGTAAAGAGGTAAAAAACAAAAAAATAATTGCTCTTGGAGACTGTACGGGGCACGGCGTTCCAGGGGCAATGCTTACAATGATAGGAGAAAGCCTTTTGAATAGTATTATAGAAAAAGGAATTACACAACCGTCTCTTATTTTAGATGCTTTACAAGATTATTTTTCTACGTTATTTATCAGTAGAAATGATGTGAGAGATGGAATGGATATTTCTATTTGTACAATTGATAGTAATCAAAATCAACTCTCTTTTGCAGGTGCTAAAGCTCCTCTTACTTATATACAAAATGGAAAAATAAAGGCGATAAAAGGAGATAGAATGAGTATAGGACAAACATTTACTCGTAAGTTTATACCTAGAGATTTTACAAATCATCAGATAGATATTTCTATTCCAACTACTTTTTATATGTATTCTGATGGTTATCAAGACCAATTTGGAGGAAAAAATAATACAAAATTTTATAGTAAAAATTTGAGAAAACTTCTACTAGAAATTTATGAGCAGCCTATGAAAAAACAGCGTCTTGTCTTTAAAAGAACCCTTTTTAAATGGAGAAATCTAAATAAACAAACTGACGATGTTACTATACTTGGGTTCAAAATCGATCCTAATGAATCGCAAGAAAAAACAAAGAGTATAGAAGAACAAATAATTGAAAATGAATATAATGATGATAAATTAAGTGATGAGATTATTCAAAAACAATTGGAAATTCGAAAAATTTTGTATGAAGAAAATTATCGAAGTTAG
- a CDS encoding DUF4440 domain-containing protein, with protein sequence MKTNTLVSFFILLLFSISICKAQSTYKNEPSLENQYGTPNADAPKEILDYADLIGKCNCKSVSRINQTEWSDTVAMTWEFKYIMNGMAIQDQTLKADGKHSGSIRQFNSDSSRWYVHYYSSSVAIPIMSVWEGNKNEQGDIVLYKNQPSPTGAAGFYKIVFSNISKESFDWTGAWVSKDESIIYPTWKIFCKKQVQLTAHQEKEIILKNIDAFSKAYMNANFEAIANSYSIDAKIFPSGSDIIDGREAIKEKWIIKDGSKILNHKITPLEIKLVGDYAYDFGYYEGESESKEGEKSSFKGKYVIVWKKTEGKWKMYLDIWNRI encoded by the coding sequence ATGAAAACAAATACACTAGTATCATTTTTTATCTTGTTGCTTTTCTCTATCTCAATTTGTAAAGCTCAAAGCACTTATAAAAATGAACCTTCATTAGAAAATCAGTATGGCACACCAAATGCAGATGCACCAAAAGAAATTTTAGATTATGCTGATTTAATTGGAAAATGTAATTGCAAATCTGTCAGTCGAATTAATCAGACAGAATGGTCAGATACAGTTGCCATGACTTGGGAATTCAAATATATCATGAATGGAATGGCTATTCAAGACCAAACTCTAAAGGCTGATGGAAAACATTCAGGCAGTATTCGTCAGTTTAATTCAGATAGTTCTCGTTGGTATGTGCATTATTATAGTAGCTCAGTAGCTATTCCTATTATGTCGGTTTGGGAAGGAAATAAAAATGAACAAGGTGATATAGTTTTGTATAAAAATCAACCTTCACCAACTGGTGCAGCAGGTTTTTACAAAATTGTGTTCTCAAATATTTCTAAAGAGAGCTTTGATTGGACAGGAGCTTGGGTAAGCAAAGATGAATCTATCATTTATCCAACTTGGAAGATATTTTGCAAAAAACAAGTTCAACTCACAGCACACCAAGAAAAAGAAATTATATTGAAAAATATAGATGCATTTTCAAAAGCCTATATGAATGCTAATTTTGAGGCGATTGCAAATTCTTATTCTATTGATGCCAAGATTTTCCCTAGTGGTTCGGATATTATTGATGGACGAGAAGCGATAAAAGAAAAGTGGATTATCAAAGATGGAAGCAAAATTCTGAATCATAAAATTACACCTTTAGAGATAAAATTAGTAGGTGATTATGCCTATGATTTTGGATACTACGAAGGAGAATCAGAATCTAAAGAAGGAGAAAAATCTAGTTTTAAGGGAAAGTACGTCATTGTTTGGAAAAAAACAGAGGGAAAATGGAAAATGTATTTGGATATTTGGAATAGAATTTAA
- a CDS encoding 7TM diverse intracellular signaling domain-containing protein, producing the protein MQNYTLKNTFPYLSSYLLRFLSVQMIFRIHFVLGILLVFLFSSCSYQKELSIESEKGIIDLSDKIMDSEEVIILKGEWQFFWNKWILPKNIEEQKEFQYVLVPTSWNTYKDPKTGENYPSRGAATYRIQVKLPRNLRKNLAIKIPKIWSANKVFVNQKLIYEAGKMTTNAKEADDVFSGDLLMLEGENAELDIVVQVANPDFFIGGILENFKIGIYKNLLQTKEIKQTWSGIWLGLLFFIAVYHFALFLFRPKQKSTLYFGLLTFFLGVIHLIFADHYFYEYLHLHTSFDSSLQPRFYYGSFFLLFPTAILYLQSLYPREAKKFMFPVSGGLAALSLLFLLLPTYIFLQFIQYLQIVQMVIAILFGVIILGTAIYKKRDETLWQTLGIAFLLLTGIHDGLNTVGISLTSYFDLIQFGFGAFILLQMGILAKRFSRAFNRVEDLTINLEHKVAERTLEVNERNTELEQQSHILEEKNQHITDSIRYAARIQQSILGDKNGLEDLFLESFVLFKPRDIVSGDFYWFTKLIVNEKIHSIVVCADCTGHGVPGAFMTVMGNDLLTEIVINKQVTQPNEVLKLLDEKVEATFRNQNTRDGMDISIINYCHTTRTVKFAGAKNPLYLVEHGTIQEVKGSKHAIGGGKSNYKKRKEKSFETSTFILPPQTTLYMASDGFQDQFGKPKDGQSEIRKFMKKRFRELLLEISKLPISEQENTLNQILEDWKQTEKQTDDILVMGIYVG; encoded by the coding sequence ATGCAAAACTATACATTAAAAAATACATTTCCATATTTATCTTCCTATTTACTTAGGTTTTTGTCTGTTCAAATGATTTTTAGAATTCATTTTGTGCTAGGAATTCTATTGGTTTTTTTATTTTCTTCTTGTTCTTATCAAAAAGAACTTTCTATCGAATCTGAAAAAGGAATAATAGATCTTTCAGATAAAATAATGGACTCAGAAGAAGTAATTATATTGAAAGGTGAGTGGCAATTTTTTTGGAATAAATGGATTTTACCTAAAAATATAGAAGAGCAAAAAGAGTTTCAATATGTACTTGTTCCAACATCATGGAATACCTATAAAGACCCAAAAACGGGAGAAAATTATCCATCAAGAGGTGCAGCAACGTACCGAATTCAAGTAAAATTGCCTAGAAATCTGCGTAAAAATTTGGCTATCAAAATTCCTAAAATATGGTCTGCAAACAAAGTATTTGTCAATCAAAAATTAATTTATGAGGCAGGCAAAATGACAACAAATGCAAAAGAAGCTGATGATGTTTTTTCGGGAGACTTACTTATGTTAGAGGGAGAAAATGCAGAACTAGATATTGTTGTACAAGTAGCAAATCCTGATTTTTTTATTGGTGGAATTCTTGAAAATTTCAAAATTGGAATATACAAAAATCTGTTACAAACTAAGGAAATAAAGCAGACATGGAGTGGAATTTGGCTTGGACTTCTATTTTTTATTGCTGTTTATCATTTTGCTTTATTTCTTTTTCGCCCAAAACAAAAATCGACATTATATTTTGGGCTTTTGACTTTCTTTTTAGGAGTTATTCATCTGATTTTTGCAGACCATTATTTTTACGAATATCTTCATTTGCATACAAGTTTTGATTCAAGTCTTCAACCAAGATTTTATTACGGTTCGTTTTTCTTGCTTTTTCCAACAGCTATTTTATATTTGCAATCACTTTATCCAAGAGAGGCTAAAAAGTTTATGTTTCCTGTTTCTGGAGGTTTGGCTGCTTTGAGTCTGTTGTTTTTGCTTTTACCGACTTATATTTTCCTTCAATTTATACAGTATTTACAGATTGTTCAGATGGTTATTGCAATCCTTTTTGGTGTGATTATATTAGGAACAGCTATTTACAAAAAACGAGATGAAACGCTTTGGCAAACTCTAGGTATTGCATTTTTACTGCTTACAGGCATACATGATGGACTAAATACAGTAGGAATTTCGCTAACCTCATATTTTGACTTGATTCAATTTGGCTTTGGTGCTTTTATTCTTTTACAAATGGGAATTCTTGCCAAACGTTTTTCAAGAGCTTTTAATAGAGTAGAAGATTTAACAATAAATTTGGAACACAAAGTAGCTGAAAGAACTCTTGAAGTAAATGAGCGAAATACTGAATTAGAACAGCAAAGTCACATTTTGGAGGAAAAAAATCAACATATTACAGATTCAATTCGTTATGCTGCACGAATTCAGCAATCAATTTTAGGAGACAAAAATGGTTTAGAGGATTTATTTCTTGAGAGTTTCGTATTGTTTAAACCTCGTGATATTGTTTCTGGAGATTTTTATTGGTTTACCAAATTGATTGTTAATGAAAAAATACATTCTATTGTCGTTTGTGCAGATTGTACAGGTCATGGCGTTCCAGGGGCATTTATGACCGTTATGGGAAATGATTTATTGACAGAAATTGTAATTAATAAACAAGTAACTCAGCCAAATGAAGTTTTAAAACTTCTTGATGAAAAAGTAGAAGCTACATTTAGAAATCAAAATACTAGAGATGGAATGGATATTTCTATTATTAATTATTGCCACACAACCCGAACAGTAAAGTTTGCAGGCGCAAAAAATCCATTGTATTTAGTAGAACATGGAACAATACAAGAAGTAAAAGGCTCAAAACATGCTATTGGAGGAGGAAAATCAAATTATAAAAAGCGAAAAGAAAAAAGCTTTGAAACATCTACATTTATTCTTCCTCCTCAAACAACACTTTATATGGCAAGTGATGGTTTTCAAGACCAATTTGGAAAGCCAAAAGATGGACAAAGTGAAATTAGGAAATTCATGAAAAAACGGTTTAGAGAACTTTTGTTAGAAATAAGTAAACTTCCTATTTCAGAACAAGAAAATACCTTAAATCAGATTTTGGAAGACTGGAAACAGACCGAAAAACAAACAGATGATATTTTGGTGATGGGAATTTATGTAGGCTAA